A genomic window from Fundidesulfovibrio magnetotacticus includes:
- a CDS encoding PstS family phosphate ABC transporter substrate-binding protein: MKKFAAFLFALLLLAGNAQAQSMRVDGSTTVLPAMQKMVEAYMKANPGVSITVSGGGSGNGIKAIIDGATDIAMSSREMKDKELDAAKEKGRPVKPIEIAMDALAPIVNPANPVTDLSAAQLQGIFSGAIKNWKEVGGEDREIVVISRDTSSGTYEAWQELIMKDKKVTPAALLQASSGAVLQVVSKNKFAIAYDGYAYVDKTVKALKVNGVSGSEKTVADKSYPVSRPLFIITSEKPAEPVAKFVSYIMDPAGGQKIIGEVGYFPVKK; encoded by the coding sequence ATGAAGAAATTCGCCGCTTTCCTTTTCGCCCTGCTGCTCCTGGCCGGCAACGCCCAGGCCCAGAGCATGCGCGTGGACGGCTCCACCACCGTGCTCCCGGCCATGCAGAAGATGGTCGAGGCCTACATGAAGGCCAACCCCGGCGTCTCCATCACCGTGTCCGGCGGCGGCTCGGGCAACGGCATCAAGGCCATCATCGACGGCGCCACCGACATCGCCATGTCCTCGCGCGAAATGAAGGACAAGGAACTCGACGCCGCCAAGGAAAAGGGCCGCCCCGTGAAGCCCATTGAGATCGCCATGGACGCCCTGGCCCCCATCGTCAACCCCGCCAACCCGGTCACCGACCTGAGCGCCGCCCAGCTCCAGGGCATCTTCTCCGGCGCCATCAAGAACTGGAAGGAAGTGGGCGGCGAAGACCGCGAAATCGTCGTGATCTCCCGCGACACCTCCTCGGGCACCTACGAGGCCTGGCAGGAGCTGATCATGAAGGACAAGAAGGTCACCCCCGCCGCGCTGCTCCAGGCTTCCTCCGGCGCGGTGCTCCAGGTGGTGAGCAAGAACAAGTTCGCCATCGCCTACGACGGCTACGCCTACGTGGACAAGACCGTGAAGGCCCTGAAGGTCAACGGCGTCTCCGGCTCCGAGAAGACCGTGGCCGACAAGTCCTACCCCGTCTCGCGCCCGCTCTTCATCATCACTTCCGAGAAGCCCGCCGAGCCCGTGGCCAAGTTCGTGTCCTACATCATGGACCCCGCCGGCGGCCAGAAGATCATCGGC